In Anomalospiza imberbis isolate Cuckoo-Finch-1a 21T00152 chromosome 10, ASM3175350v1, whole genome shotgun sequence, the following proteins share a genomic window:
- the PHC3 gene encoding polyhomeotic-like protein 3 isoform X5 has product MENEPNTTTCSASTTTVTTTSTSRTPLPQISVYSGSDRHAVQVIQQALHRPPSSAAQYLQQMYAAQQQHLMLQTAALQQQHLSSTQFQSLATVPQASLSGGRQCTSPTGSVTQQSSMSQTSINLSTSPTPAQIISRSQTSNTTSSSITQQTMLLGSTSPTLSASQAQMYLRAQMLIFTPATTVAAVQSDIPVVSSSSSSSCQSAATQVQNLTLRSQKLGVLSSSQNGPPKSSSQTQSLCPSKAVSSSKGSQPDPSESNRKGESPAPECRSTPVTRTSSIHHLITPASYSPLQPHSLVKHQQIPLHSPPPKISHHQLILQQQQQVQPIALQTPPGQEPPPSQHCLPLPGHALPPAPSSVQSHCSPLHVHPPPLTLSPSPSQSAQQSVVVSPPPSHSPSQSPTIIIHPQALIQSQASSLVPAALQPEPAAPQAAAANPVRPSQPLSLPQHLPLPPSPAVHIGAVEPPSLVSPGQQLVSSTPHQQYPALQSAPIPLAAPPQLSASSTQIQPLPLQSVQSLQVQPEILSQGQVLVQNTLVSEEELPAAEALVQLPFQTLPPPQTVAVNLQVQPSVPIETPVIYQVENVCEEEMPEDSDCVHMARTPTPPTLSPPAITLGNGEALNSEDPLSEHGGLPSVTSSVSASVIKSPSDPSHASIPPPPLLLPAATTRSNSTSMPSSIPSLENKPPQAIVKPQILTHVIEGFVIQEGLEPFPVSRSSLLVEEPAEKRLLVEGQIMSVVCVESDLQNTKHADNSSDTEMEDMIAEEGLEEIENDLLKCEFCGKMGYPNKFLRSKRFCSTSCAKRHSLSCTKKFGLFPSDKTSRWNRKSDSQSLGRRGRRPSGPEGASRDHFLRQLPITYPSAEEDLAPHEDPVPTAMTTRLRRQSERERERELRELRMRKMPESIDLLPVVQTDPSVWTVDEVWAFIHSLPAQIPC; this is encoded by the exons ATGGAGAATGAACCCAACACAACGACATGTTCTGCATCCACCACGACCGTCACCACCACGTCCACTTCCCGCACGCCGCTGCCACAGATCTCGGTCTACAGCGGCTCTGACAGACATGCTGTCCAG GTTATTCAGCAGGCCTTGCATCGTCCTCCTAGCTCAGCTGCTCAGTACCTCCAGCAGATGTATGCAGCCCAACAGCAGCATCTAATGCTGCagactgctgctctgcagcagcagcacttaaGCAGTACCCAATTTCAGAGTCTGGCAACTGTTCCACAG GCAAGCCTGTCAGGTGGGAGGCAATGTACTTCCCCCACTGGGAGTGTCACTCAGCAGTCAAGCATGTCGCAGACCTCG aTTAACCTCTCCACCTCTCCTACACCTGCACAGATAATAAGCCGTTCTCAGACCTCCaacaccaccagcagcagcatcacccaACAGACGATGTTGCTGGGCAGCACCTCTCCCACCCTGAGTGCCAGCCAGGCGCAAATGTATCTACGAGCTCAGATG CTTATTTTTACTCCTGCGACCACTGTGGCTGCTGTCCAGTCTGACATTCCTGTTgtctcctcatcctcctcatcttcctgtCAGTCTGCAGCTACTCAG GTTCAGAACTTGACGTTGCGCAGTCAGAAGCTGGGTGTGTTGTCAAGTTCACAGAATGGCCCACCAAAGAGCAGCAGTCAAACTCAGTCCCTGTGCCCCAGTAAGGCTGtcagcagctccaagggcagccAGCCCGATCCCTCAGAAAGCAATAGGAAAGGCGAGAGCCCCGCTCCGGAGTGCCGGAGCACGCCGGTCACACGGACATCCAGCATCCACCACTTAATTACACCAG CTTCATATTCTCCATTGCAACCTCATTCTCTAGTAAAACATCAGCAGATCCCACTTCATTCACCACCTCCAAAGATTTCCCATCATCAGCtgatcctgcagcagcagcagcaagtccAGCCGATTGCCCTTCAGACTCCTCCGGGCCAGGAGCCGCCTCCATCGCAGCACTGTCTGCCCCTGCCCGGCCATGCGCTGCCTCCGGCCCCCAGCAGCGTCCAGTCCCACTGCTCCCCTCTCCACGTCCATCCTCCGCCTCTCACGCTCTCTCCATCCCCGTCCCAGTCAGCTCAGCAGTCAGTGGTGGTGTCCCCTCCGCCGTCCCACTCCCCGAGTCAGTCACCCACCATAATTATTCACCCTCAAGCCCTTATCCAGTCCCAGGCCAGCTCCCTGGTGccggcagctctgcagcccgAGCCGGCCGCTCCGCAGGCGGCTGCCGCCAACCCCGTGCGGCCGTCGCAGCCGCTCAGCCTCCCGCAGCACCTGCCGCTCCCGCCCTCGCCCGCCGTGCACATCGGGGCCGTGGAGCCGCCCAGCTTGGTTTCCCCGGGCCAGCAGCTCGTGTCCTCCACGCCGCACCAGCAGTATCCAGCCCTGCAATCCGCACCCATCCCTCTGGCAGCTCCGCCTCAGCTCTCGGCATCCTCAACCCAGATTCAACCGCTGCCCCTGCAGTCTGTGCAGTCTTTACAAGTGCAGCCTGAAATTCTGTCCCAGGGCCAGGTTTTGGTTCAAAACACTTTGGTTTCTGAGGAAGAACTTCCTGCTGCAGAGGCTTTGGTCCAGCTGCCATTTCAAACTCTTCCACCGCCACAGACGGTCGCAGTAAATCTGCAGGTGCAGCCGTCAGTTCCGATTGAAACTCCAGTG ATTTACCAAGTGGAGAATGTGTGTGAAGAGGAGATGCCCGAGGACTCAGATTGTGTCCACATGGCAAGAACACCTACACCACCCACCTTGTCCCCACCAGCCATAACCTTGGGCAACGGAGAGGCTCTTAATTCAGAAGATCCTTTGTCAG AACATGGGGGACTGCCTTCAGTGACATCATCAGTCAGTGCCTCAGTAATTAAATCTCCATCTGATCCTTCCCACGCCTCTATTCCACCACCACCTCTTTTGCTTCCAGCAGCAACGACCAGGAGCAACAGCACATCCATGCCCAGTAGCATTCCCAGCCTAGAAAATAAACCTCCACAGGCTATTGTTAAACCCCAGATCCTGACCCACGTCATCGAAGGCTTTGTGATTCAGGAGGGGTTGGAGCCATTTCCT GTCAGTCGTTCATCTTTGCTGGTGGAAGAGCCTGCAGAGAAGAGATTGCTGGTGGAGGGTCAGATCATGAGTGTGGTGTGTGTTGAATCAGACTTGCAGAACACAAAACATGCAGACAACTCATCAGACACAGAGATGGAGGATATGATTGCAGAAG AGGGACTGGAGGAAATTGAAAATGATCTTCTGAAGTGTGAATTTTGTGGAAAAATGGGATATCCCAATAAGTTTCTGCGGTCAAAAAGATTCTGCTCCACATCCTGTGCCAAAAG GCACAGCCTTAGTTGCACTAAGAAATTTGGGCTGTTTCCATCAGACAAGACCAGTCGTTGGAATCGGAAGTCAGATAGCCAAAGTCTTGGGCGACGCGGGCGTCGGCCGAGCGGCCCTGAGGGGGCATCACGAGATCATTTTCTTAGACAG CTTCCAATTACTTATCCATCTGCAGAAGAAGACTTGGCTCCTCATGAAGACCCTGTTCCCACGGCCATGACCACGCGCCTGCGGAGGCAGAGTGAGAGGGAGAGGGAGCGGGAGCTCCGGGAGCTGAGGATGCGGAAAATGCCAGAGAGCATCGACCTCTTACCGGTGGTGCAAACTGACCCCTCAGTATGGACTGTCGATGAAGTCTGGGCCTTTATACATTCTCTGCCTG CACAAATCCCATGTTGA
- the PHC3 gene encoding polyhomeotic-like protein 3 isoform X7, which yields MENEPNTTTCSASTTTVTTTSTSRTPLPQISVYSGSDRHAVQASLSGGRQCTSPTGSVTQQSSMSQTSIISRSQTSNTTSSSITQQTMLLGSTSPTLSASQAQMYLRAQMLIFTPATTVAAVQSDIPVVSSSSSSSCQSAATQVQNLTLRSQKLGVLSSSQNGPPKSSSQTQSLCPSKAVSSSKGSQPDPSESNRKGESPAPECRSTPVTRTSSIHHLITPASYSPLQPHSLVKHQQIPLHSPPPKISHHQLILQQQQQVQPIALQTPPGQEPPPSQHCLPLPGHALPPAPSSVQSHCSPLHVHPPPLTLSPSPSQSAQQSVVVSPPPSHSPSQSPTIIIHPQALIQSQASSLVPAALQPEPAAPQAAAANPVRPSQPLSLPQHLPLPPSPAVHIGAVEPPSLVSPGQQLVSSTPHQQYPALQSAPIPLAAPPQLSASSTQIQPLPLQSVQSLQVQPEILSQGQVLVQNTLVSEEELPAAEALVQLPFQTLPPPQTVAVNLQVQPSVPIETPVIYQVENVCEEEMPEDSDCVHMARTPTPPTLSPPAITLGNGEALNSEDPLSEHGGLPSVTSSVSASVIKSPSDPSHASIPPPPLLLPAATTRSNSTSMPSSIPSLENKPPQAIVKPQILTHVIEGFVIQEGLEPFPVSRSSLLVEEPAEKRLLVEGQIMSVVCVESDLQNTKHADNSSDTEMEDMIAEEGLEEIENDLLKCEFCGKMGYPNKFLRSKRFCSTSCAKRHSLSCTKKFGLFPSDKTSRWNRKSDSQSLGRRGRRPSGPEGASRDHFLRQLPITYPSAEEDLAPHEDPVPTAMTTRLRRQSERERERELRELRMRKMPESIDLLPVVQTDPSVWTVDEVWAFIHSLPGCQDIADEFRAQEIDGQALLLLKEDHLMSAMNIKLGPALKICARINSLKES from the exons ATGGAGAATGAACCCAACACAACGACATGTTCTGCATCCACCACGACCGTCACCACCACGTCCACTTCCCGCACGCCGCTGCCACAGATCTCGGTCTACAGCGGCTCTGACAGACATGCTGTCCAG GCAAGCCTGTCAGGTGGGAGGCAATGTACTTCCCCCACTGGGAGTGTCACTCAGCAGTCAAGCATGTCGCAGACCTCG ATAATAAGCCGTTCTCAGACCTCCaacaccaccagcagcagcatcacccaACAGACGATGTTGCTGGGCAGCACCTCTCCCACCCTGAGTGCCAGCCAGGCGCAAATGTATCTACGAGCTCAGATG CTTATTTTTACTCCTGCGACCACTGTGGCTGCTGTCCAGTCTGACATTCCTGTTgtctcctcatcctcctcatcttcctgtCAGTCTGCAGCTACTCAG GTTCAGAACTTGACGTTGCGCAGTCAGAAGCTGGGTGTGTTGTCAAGTTCACAGAATGGCCCACCAAAGAGCAGCAGTCAAACTCAGTCCCTGTGCCCCAGTAAGGCTGtcagcagctccaagggcagccAGCCCGATCCCTCAGAAAGCAATAGGAAAGGCGAGAGCCCCGCTCCGGAGTGCCGGAGCACGCCGGTCACACGGACATCCAGCATCCACCACTTAATTACACCAG CTTCATATTCTCCATTGCAACCTCATTCTCTAGTAAAACATCAGCAGATCCCACTTCATTCACCACCTCCAAAGATTTCCCATCATCAGCtgatcctgcagcagcagcagcaagtccAGCCGATTGCCCTTCAGACTCCTCCGGGCCAGGAGCCGCCTCCATCGCAGCACTGTCTGCCCCTGCCCGGCCATGCGCTGCCTCCGGCCCCCAGCAGCGTCCAGTCCCACTGCTCCCCTCTCCACGTCCATCCTCCGCCTCTCACGCTCTCTCCATCCCCGTCCCAGTCAGCTCAGCAGTCAGTGGTGGTGTCCCCTCCGCCGTCCCACTCCCCGAGTCAGTCACCCACCATAATTATTCACCCTCAAGCCCTTATCCAGTCCCAGGCCAGCTCCCTGGTGccggcagctctgcagcccgAGCCGGCCGCTCCGCAGGCGGCTGCCGCCAACCCCGTGCGGCCGTCGCAGCCGCTCAGCCTCCCGCAGCACCTGCCGCTCCCGCCCTCGCCCGCCGTGCACATCGGGGCCGTGGAGCCGCCCAGCTTGGTTTCCCCGGGCCAGCAGCTCGTGTCCTCCACGCCGCACCAGCAGTATCCAGCCCTGCAATCCGCACCCATCCCTCTGGCAGCTCCGCCTCAGCTCTCGGCATCCTCAACCCAGATTCAACCGCTGCCCCTGCAGTCTGTGCAGTCTTTACAAGTGCAGCCTGAAATTCTGTCCCAGGGCCAGGTTTTGGTTCAAAACACTTTGGTTTCTGAGGAAGAACTTCCTGCTGCAGAGGCTTTGGTCCAGCTGCCATTTCAAACTCTTCCACCGCCACAGACGGTCGCAGTAAATCTGCAGGTGCAGCCGTCAGTTCCGATTGAAACTCCAGTG ATTTACCAAGTGGAGAATGTGTGTGAAGAGGAGATGCCCGAGGACTCAGATTGTGTCCACATGGCAAGAACACCTACACCACCCACCTTGTCCCCACCAGCCATAACCTTGGGCAACGGAGAGGCTCTTAATTCAGAAGATCCTTTGTCAG AACATGGGGGACTGCCTTCAGTGACATCATCAGTCAGTGCCTCAGTAATTAAATCTCCATCTGATCCTTCCCACGCCTCTATTCCACCACCACCTCTTTTGCTTCCAGCAGCAACGACCAGGAGCAACAGCACATCCATGCCCAGTAGCATTCCCAGCCTAGAAAATAAACCTCCACAGGCTATTGTTAAACCCCAGATCCTGACCCACGTCATCGAAGGCTTTGTGATTCAGGAGGGGTTGGAGCCATTTCCT GTCAGTCGTTCATCTTTGCTGGTGGAAGAGCCTGCAGAGAAGAGATTGCTGGTGGAGGGTCAGATCATGAGTGTGGTGTGTGTTGAATCAGACTTGCAGAACACAAAACATGCAGACAACTCATCAGACACAGAGATGGAGGATATGATTGCAGAAG AGGGACTGGAGGAAATTGAAAATGATCTTCTGAAGTGTGAATTTTGTGGAAAAATGGGATATCCCAATAAGTTTCTGCGGTCAAAAAGATTCTGCTCCACATCCTGTGCCAAAAG GCACAGCCTTAGTTGCACTAAGAAATTTGGGCTGTTTCCATCAGACAAGACCAGTCGTTGGAATCGGAAGTCAGATAGCCAAAGTCTTGGGCGACGCGGGCGTCGGCCGAGCGGCCCTGAGGGGGCATCACGAGATCATTTTCTTAGACAG CTTCCAATTACTTATCCATCTGCAGAAGAAGACTTGGCTCCTCATGAAGACCCTGTTCCCACGGCCATGACCACGCGCCTGCGGAGGCAGAGTGAGAGGGAGAGGGAGCGGGAGCTCCGGGAGCTGAGGATGCGGAAAATGCCAGAGAGCATCGACCTCTTACCGGTGGTGCAAACTGACCCCTCAGTATGGACTGTCGATGAAGTCTGGGCCTTTATACATTCTCTGCCTG
- the PHC3 gene encoding polyhomeotic-like protein 3 isoform X1, protein MENEPNTTTCSASTTTVTTTSTSRTPLPQISVYSGSDRHAVQVIQQALHRPPSSAAQYLQQMYAAQQQHLMLQTAALQQQHLSSTQFQSLATVPQASLSGGRQCTSPTGSVTQQSSMSQTSINLSTSPTPAQIISRSQTSNTTSSSITQQTMLLGSTSPTLSASQAQMYLRAQMLIFTPATTVAAVQSDIPVVSSSSSSSCQSAATQVQNLTLRSQKLGVLSSSQNGPPKSSSQTQSLCPSKAVSSSKGSQPDPSESNRKGESPAPECRSTPVTRTSSIHHLITPASYSPLQPHSLVKHQQIPLHSPPPKISHHQLILQQQQQVQPIALQTPPGQEPPPSQHCLPLPGHALPPAPSSVQSHCSPLHVHPPPLTLSPSPSQSAQQSVVVSPPPSHSPSQSPTIIIHPQALIQSQASSLVPAALQPEPAAPQAAAANPVRPSQPLSLPQHLPLPPSPAVHIGAVEPPSLVSPGQQLVSSTPHQQYPALQSAPIPLAAPPQLSASSTQIQPLPLQSVQSLQVQPEILSQGQVLVQNTLVSEEELPAAEALVQLPFQTLPPPQTVAVNLQVQPSVPIETPVIYQVENVCEEEMPEDSDCVHMARTPTPPTLSPPAITLGNGEALNSEDPLSEHGGLPSVTSSVSASVIKSPSDPSHASIPPPPLLLPAATTRSNSTSMPSSIPSLENKPPQAIVKPQILTHVIEGFVIQEGLEPFPVSRSSLLVEEPAEKRLLVEGQIMSVVCVESDLQNTKHADNSSDTEMEDMIAEEGLEEIENDLLKCEFCGKMGYPNKFLRSKRFCSTSCAKRHSLSCTKKFGLFPSDKTSRWNRKSDSQSLGRRGRRPSGPEGASRDHFLRQLPITYPSAEEDLAPHEDPVPTAMTTRLRRQSERERERELRELRMRKMPESIDLLPVVQTDPSVWTVDEVWAFIHSLPGCQDIADEFRAQEIDGQALLLLKEDHLMSAMNIKLGPALKICARINSLKES, encoded by the exons ATGGAGAATGAACCCAACACAACGACATGTTCTGCATCCACCACGACCGTCACCACCACGTCCACTTCCCGCACGCCGCTGCCACAGATCTCGGTCTACAGCGGCTCTGACAGACATGCTGTCCAG GTTATTCAGCAGGCCTTGCATCGTCCTCCTAGCTCAGCTGCTCAGTACCTCCAGCAGATGTATGCAGCCCAACAGCAGCATCTAATGCTGCagactgctgctctgcagcagcagcacttaaGCAGTACCCAATTTCAGAGTCTGGCAACTGTTCCACAG GCAAGCCTGTCAGGTGGGAGGCAATGTACTTCCCCCACTGGGAGTGTCACTCAGCAGTCAAGCATGTCGCAGACCTCG aTTAACCTCTCCACCTCTCCTACACCTGCACAGATAATAAGCCGTTCTCAGACCTCCaacaccaccagcagcagcatcacccaACAGACGATGTTGCTGGGCAGCACCTCTCCCACCCTGAGTGCCAGCCAGGCGCAAATGTATCTACGAGCTCAGATG CTTATTTTTACTCCTGCGACCACTGTGGCTGCTGTCCAGTCTGACATTCCTGTTgtctcctcatcctcctcatcttcctgtCAGTCTGCAGCTACTCAG GTTCAGAACTTGACGTTGCGCAGTCAGAAGCTGGGTGTGTTGTCAAGTTCACAGAATGGCCCACCAAAGAGCAGCAGTCAAACTCAGTCCCTGTGCCCCAGTAAGGCTGtcagcagctccaagggcagccAGCCCGATCCCTCAGAAAGCAATAGGAAAGGCGAGAGCCCCGCTCCGGAGTGCCGGAGCACGCCGGTCACACGGACATCCAGCATCCACCACTTAATTACACCAG CTTCATATTCTCCATTGCAACCTCATTCTCTAGTAAAACATCAGCAGATCCCACTTCATTCACCACCTCCAAAGATTTCCCATCATCAGCtgatcctgcagcagcagcagcaagtccAGCCGATTGCCCTTCAGACTCCTCCGGGCCAGGAGCCGCCTCCATCGCAGCACTGTCTGCCCCTGCCCGGCCATGCGCTGCCTCCGGCCCCCAGCAGCGTCCAGTCCCACTGCTCCCCTCTCCACGTCCATCCTCCGCCTCTCACGCTCTCTCCATCCCCGTCCCAGTCAGCTCAGCAGTCAGTGGTGGTGTCCCCTCCGCCGTCCCACTCCCCGAGTCAGTCACCCACCATAATTATTCACCCTCAAGCCCTTATCCAGTCCCAGGCCAGCTCCCTGGTGccggcagctctgcagcccgAGCCGGCCGCTCCGCAGGCGGCTGCCGCCAACCCCGTGCGGCCGTCGCAGCCGCTCAGCCTCCCGCAGCACCTGCCGCTCCCGCCCTCGCCCGCCGTGCACATCGGGGCCGTGGAGCCGCCCAGCTTGGTTTCCCCGGGCCAGCAGCTCGTGTCCTCCACGCCGCACCAGCAGTATCCAGCCCTGCAATCCGCACCCATCCCTCTGGCAGCTCCGCCTCAGCTCTCGGCATCCTCAACCCAGATTCAACCGCTGCCCCTGCAGTCTGTGCAGTCTTTACAAGTGCAGCCTGAAATTCTGTCCCAGGGCCAGGTTTTGGTTCAAAACACTTTGGTTTCTGAGGAAGAACTTCCTGCTGCAGAGGCTTTGGTCCAGCTGCCATTTCAAACTCTTCCACCGCCACAGACGGTCGCAGTAAATCTGCAGGTGCAGCCGTCAGTTCCGATTGAAACTCCAGTG ATTTACCAAGTGGAGAATGTGTGTGAAGAGGAGATGCCCGAGGACTCAGATTGTGTCCACATGGCAAGAACACCTACACCACCCACCTTGTCCCCACCAGCCATAACCTTGGGCAACGGAGAGGCTCTTAATTCAGAAGATCCTTTGTCAG AACATGGGGGACTGCCTTCAGTGACATCATCAGTCAGTGCCTCAGTAATTAAATCTCCATCTGATCCTTCCCACGCCTCTATTCCACCACCACCTCTTTTGCTTCCAGCAGCAACGACCAGGAGCAACAGCACATCCATGCCCAGTAGCATTCCCAGCCTAGAAAATAAACCTCCACAGGCTATTGTTAAACCCCAGATCCTGACCCACGTCATCGAAGGCTTTGTGATTCAGGAGGGGTTGGAGCCATTTCCT GTCAGTCGTTCATCTTTGCTGGTGGAAGAGCCTGCAGAGAAGAGATTGCTGGTGGAGGGTCAGATCATGAGTGTGGTGTGTGTTGAATCAGACTTGCAGAACACAAAACATGCAGACAACTCATCAGACACAGAGATGGAGGATATGATTGCAGAAG AGGGACTGGAGGAAATTGAAAATGATCTTCTGAAGTGTGAATTTTGTGGAAAAATGGGATATCCCAATAAGTTTCTGCGGTCAAAAAGATTCTGCTCCACATCCTGTGCCAAAAG GCACAGCCTTAGTTGCACTAAGAAATTTGGGCTGTTTCCATCAGACAAGACCAGTCGTTGGAATCGGAAGTCAGATAGCCAAAGTCTTGGGCGACGCGGGCGTCGGCCGAGCGGCCCTGAGGGGGCATCACGAGATCATTTTCTTAGACAG CTTCCAATTACTTATCCATCTGCAGAAGAAGACTTGGCTCCTCATGAAGACCCTGTTCCCACGGCCATGACCACGCGCCTGCGGAGGCAGAGTGAGAGGGAGAGGGAGCGGGAGCTCCGGGAGCTGAGGATGCGGAAAATGCCAGAGAGCATCGACCTCTTACCGGTGGTGCAAACTGACCCCTCAGTATGGACTGTCGATGAAGTCTGGGCCTTTATACATTCTCTGCCTG
- the PHC3 gene encoding polyhomeotic-like protein 3 isoform X6, whose product MENEPNTTTCSASTTTVTTTSTSRTPLPQISVYSGSDRHAVQASLSGGRQCTSPTGSVTQQSSMSQTSINLSTSPTPAQIISRSQTSNTTSSSITQQTMLLGSTSPTLSASQAQMYLRAQMLIFTPATTVAAVQSDIPVVSSSSSSSCQSAATQVQNLTLRSQKLGVLSSSQNGPPKSSSQTQSLCPSKAVSSSKGSQPDPSESNRKGESPAPECRSTPVTRTSSIHHLITPASYSPLQPHSLVKHQQIPLHSPPPKISHHQLILQQQQQVQPIALQTPPGQEPPPSQHCLPLPGHALPPAPSSVQSHCSPLHVHPPPLTLSPSPSQSAQQSVVVSPPPSHSPSQSPTIIIHPQALIQSQASSLVPAALQPEPAAPQAAAANPVRPSQPLSLPQHLPLPPSPAVHIGAVEPPSLVSPGQQLVSSTPHQQYPALQSAPIPLAAPPQLSASSTQIQPLPLQSVQSLQVQPEILSQGQVLVQNTLVSEEELPAAEALVQLPFQTLPPPQTVAVNLQVQPSVPIETPVIYQVENVCEEEMPEDSDCVHMARTPTPPTLSPPAITLGNGEALNSEDPLSEHGGLPSVTSSVSASVIKSPSDPSHASIPPPPLLLPAATTRSNSTSMPSSIPSLENKPPQAIVKPQILTHVIEGFVIQEGLEPFPVSRSSLLVEEPAEKRLLVEGQIMSVVCVESDLQNTKHADNSSDTEMEDMIAEEGLEEIENDLLKCEFCGKMGYPNKFLRSKRFCSTSCAKRHSLSCTKKFGLFPSDKTSRWNRKSDSQSLGRRGRRPSGPEGASRDHFLRQLPITYPSAEEDLAPHEDPVPTAMTTRLRRQSERERERELRELRMRKMPESIDLLPVVQTDPSVWTVDEVWAFIHSLPGCQDIADEFRAQEIDGQALLLLKEDHLMSAMNIKLGPALKICARINSLKES is encoded by the exons ATGGAGAATGAACCCAACACAACGACATGTTCTGCATCCACCACGACCGTCACCACCACGTCCACTTCCCGCACGCCGCTGCCACAGATCTCGGTCTACAGCGGCTCTGACAGACATGCTGTCCAG GCAAGCCTGTCAGGTGGGAGGCAATGTACTTCCCCCACTGGGAGTGTCACTCAGCAGTCAAGCATGTCGCAGACCTCG aTTAACCTCTCCACCTCTCCTACACCTGCACAGATAATAAGCCGTTCTCAGACCTCCaacaccaccagcagcagcatcacccaACAGACGATGTTGCTGGGCAGCACCTCTCCCACCCTGAGTGCCAGCCAGGCGCAAATGTATCTACGAGCTCAGATG CTTATTTTTACTCCTGCGACCACTGTGGCTGCTGTCCAGTCTGACATTCCTGTTgtctcctcatcctcctcatcttcctgtCAGTCTGCAGCTACTCAG GTTCAGAACTTGACGTTGCGCAGTCAGAAGCTGGGTGTGTTGTCAAGTTCACAGAATGGCCCACCAAAGAGCAGCAGTCAAACTCAGTCCCTGTGCCCCAGTAAGGCTGtcagcagctccaagggcagccAGCCCGATCCCTCAGAAAGCAATAGGAAAGGCGAGAGCCCCGCTCCGGAGTGCCGGAGCACGCCGGTCACACGGACATCCAGCATCCACCACTTAATTACACCAG CTTCATATTCTCCATTGCAACCTCATTCTCTAGTAAAACATCAGCAGATCCCACTTCATTCACCACCTCCAAAGATTTCCCATCATCAGCtgatcctgcagcagcagcagcaagtccAGCCGATTGCCCTTCAGACTCCTCCGGGCCAGGAGCCGCCTCCATCGCAGCACTGTCTGCCCCTGCCCGGCCATGCGCTGCCTCCGGCCCCCAGCAGCGTCCAGTCCCACTGCTCCCCTCTCCACGTCCATCCTCCGCCTCTCACGCTCTCTCCATCCCCGTCCCAGTCAGCTCAGCAGTCAGTGGTGGTGTCCCCTCCGCCGTCCCACTCCCCGAGTCAGTCACCCACCATAATTATTCACCCTCAAGCCCTTATCCAGTCCCAGGCCAGCTCCCTGGTGccggcagctctgcagcccgAGCCGGCCGCTCCGCAGGCGGCTGCCGCCAACCCCGTGCGGCCGTCGCAGCCGCTCAGCCTCCCGCAGCACCTGCCGCTCCCGCCCTCGCCCGCCGTGCACATCGGGGCCGTGGAGCCGCCCAGCTTGGTTTCCCCGGGCCAGCAGCTCGTGTCCTCCACGCCGCACCAGCAGTATCCAGCCCTGCAATCCGCACCCATCCCTCTGGCAGCTCCGCCTCAGCTCTCGGCATCCTCAACCCAGATTCAACCGCTGCCCCTGCAGTCTGTGCAGTCTTTACAAGTGCAGCCTGAAATTCTGTCCCAGGGCCAGGTTTTGGTTCAAAACACTTTGGTTTCTGAGGAAGAACTTCCTGCTGCAGAGGCTTTGGTCCAGCTGCCATTTCAAACTCTTCCACCGCCACAGACGGTCGCAGTAAATCTGCAGGTGCAGCCGTCAGTTCCGATTGAAACTCCAGTG ATTTACCAAGTGGAGAATGTGTGTGAAGAGGAGATGCCCGAGGACTCAGATTGTGTCCACATGGCAAGAACACCTACACCACCCACCTTGTCCCCACCAGCCATAACCTTGGGCAACGGAGAGGCTCTTAATTCAGAAGATCCTTTGTCAG AACATGGGGGACTGCCTTCAGTGACATCATCAGTCAGTGCCTCAGTAATTAAATCTCCATCTGATCCTTCCCACGCCTCTATTCCACCACCACCTCTTTTGCTTCCAGCAGCAACGACCAGGAGCAACAGCACATCCATGCCCAGTAGCATTCCCAGCCTAGAAAATAAACCTCCACAGGCTATTGTTAAACCCCAGATCCTGACCCACGTCATCGAAGGCTTTGTGATTCAGGAGGGGTTGGAGCCATTTCCT GTCAGTCGTTCATCTTTGCTGGTGGAAGAGCCTGCAGAGAAGAGATTGCTGGTGGAGGGTCAGATCATGAGTGTGGTGTGTGTTGAATCAGACTTGCAGAACACAAAACATGCAGACAACTCATCAGACACAGAGATGGAGGATATGATTGCAGAAG AGGGACTGGAGGAAATTGAAAATGATCTTCTGAAGTGTGAATTTTGTGGAAAAATGGGATATCCCAATAAGTTTCTGCGGTCAAAAAGATTCTGCTCCACATCCTGTGCCAAAAG GCACAGCCTTAGTTGCACTAAGAAATTTGGGCTGTTTCCATCAGACAAGACCAGTCGTTGGAATCGGAAGTCAGATAGCCAAAGTCTTGGGCGACGCGGGCGTCGGCCGAGCGGCCCTGAGGGGGCATCACGAGATCATTTTCTTAGACAG CTTCCAATTACTTATCCATCTGCAGAAGAAGACTTGGCTCCTCATGAAGACCCTGTTCCCACGGCCATGACCACGCGCCTGCGGAGGCAGAGTGAGAGGGAGAGGGAGCGGGAGCTCCGGGAGCTGAGGATGCGGAAAATGCCAGAGAGCATCGACCTCTTACCGGTGGTGCAAACTGACCCCTCAGTATGGACTGTCGATGAAGTCTGGGCCTTTATACATTCTCTGCCTG